Sequence from the Thermocoleostomius sinensis A174 genome:
GTTAGTTGAAGGCAGATACATTCAGAAGCCAGAGGAGATGTTGTTAGGAGACGGTGATTTTGACACACTCAACAATGCAATGAGCAGAATCTTAAACAATCTATCGAGTGGAAGCGCAGCCTAACAATTCTGTTGGAGCGGACTGATAAAGTTGGTCGGTGTTGTTGCAAAGGTTATCGGCAGCCGCTCAACAGACCCGTTAGGTGTACTGGGGAGCGGTTCTGTGGTATTCATTCATAACTGCTACTAAATGACCGCATGGCAACGTTCCTTACTGATTCTGCTGATATTGCTAGAGTCTACTACTCCTCAAAATTGAACTTGAAACAGCGTAGTGAGTTGGGTCAGTTCTTGACCCCCGCAACTGTCGCACGTTTCATGGCAGGACAATTCAACAACCTGTCTGGTCACATTCACCTTCTAGATCCTGGGGCTGGAATTGGAACTTTAACTGCTGCTGTAGTAGAGCGGTTACTGGCAAACCCTGCTCAGGTTGGTAGTTGCAGCATTACAGCATATGAAGTCGAACCAGTCTTCTTCCCCTCGCTAAATCAAACCCTCACAGAATGCTGTGCTGCTTTGAGCAGCAAAGGAATTCAAGCAGATTATTACTTGCGAAAGGAGAATTTCATAAAAGCTAGTAGTGAAATGAACTTGCCACTCTTCCAGAAGGTAGTTCCAAGCTTTACTCATGCAATTCTTAATCCACCTTATAAGAAGATTCATAGTCAATCAGCAGAAAAGAAAGTTCTTTCAAGTATTGGGATTGATACTGTAAATTTCTACAGCGCATTTGTTTGGCTTGCCATCCTACAACTTATAGATGATGGCGAAATGGTTGCGATTACGCCTAGAAGTTTTTGCAATGGAACGTATTTTCGCCCTTTCCGAAAAGCTTTTCTAGAATATATGAAACTAGATAAAATTCATATATTTGAGAGTAGAACAGCAACCTTCTCAGAAGGTGAGGTATTGCAGGAAAATATTATTTTTCACGCACTAAGATCTAAACAAAAACCTAGCAATGTAAAAATAACTAGCAATTCTGAGATTGCATTAGATGAGATTTCAGAATCAAGATATGCTTCCTATGACGAAGTAATTGAGCCGAATGATTCCGAACAGTTTATTCATATTGTTACAAATCCTCTCAAAAATTCCTTGAGAGTTCAAATGAATAAAATGCCCTGTACGTTGGATGAAATAGGCTTAGAAGTTTCGACGGGTCCAGTTGTTGATTTTCGCCTAAAAACATCTTTAAGAAACTATTTGAGTGATGGAACTGTTCCACTACTTTATCCAGAATCTGTAAAACTAAGTAAATTAGTGTTTCCTCCTGACAATCCCCGCAAGCCCATTGCGATCGAAAAAAATCAAGATACAGAAAAATGGCTAATTGAGCCTGGTTGGTATGTTTTGACAAAACGTTTTTCATCTAAAGAAGAAAAGCGTCGTGTTGTTGCTGCTGTATGTTCTCCTATTGGTTCAAAATCTCTTGGTGTCGAAAATCATCTCAATTACTATCATGCTAAAGGAAAAGGAATGCCCCCTGATGTAGCTAAAGGTTTAGCAACATTTCTTAATTCAACTTTATTTGATAGCTACTTTCGTCAATTTAGTGGACATACACAAGTTAATGCTACCGACCTTCGTAGGGTTAAATATCCATGTAAAAATGACTTGATCCAAATAGGAGTTCGAGTTGGGAGCAATGACTTAAACCAAGAAGAAATCGATAAAGTTGTACATGAAGTTCTATCAATTATGGATGAAGCGACAGCCGCAGTTCAAGCAAACAAGCGAATCGAAGAAGCACTTGTAATTCTCAAGGCTATCTCTGCTCCTAGAGAGCAACAAAATGAAAGATCTGCACTCTGTTTACTTGCGTTAGCAGATATTCAACCTGATAAACCCTGGAGCCAAGCTACTGCACCAAAACGCGGAATCACAGAAATGATGGATTGGTTCCGTGATCATTACGGAAAACAATATGCACCAAACACACGCGAAACTGTTCGACGACAGACAATGCATCAATTTGTGCAGATGGGATTGGTGGTTGAAAATCCAGACAAACCAGACCGACCAATTAACAGCCCTAAGTGGTGCTACCAACTTCATCAGCAAGCGTTATCACTGCTTCAAGTTTATGGCTCTGAGAGGTGGGAAGAAGCTCGTAGAAATTACGCGGTTTCAGTTACTAATTTGTTGCAAGCCAGGAATCGAAATTTGTCCATGATTCCTATAACCTTGCCCGATGGTCAGGCGATTCAGCTTTCGTCAGGTGGGCAAAATATTTTAATTAAAGACATCTTAGAAAGCTTTTGTCCAAGATTTACGCCAGGGGGCGTAGTTCTATATATTGGCGATGCTGGTGATAAATTTATAATCAATGAAACACAAAAATTCCGAGAAATGGGGATTGAATTAGATCCTCACGGAAAAATGCCTGATGTTGTGGTGTATCACAGACAGCAAGATTGGCTTGTCCTTATAGAAGCTGTGACTAGTCATGGTCCAGTTAACTTAAAACGCCACAATGAGCTAAAACAGCTCTTTCAGTCAAGTCGTAAGGGTCTAGTCTTTGTTACTGCTTTCCCCAGTCGTAGGGAAATGACTCGGTATCTTGCCGAAATTTCCTGGGAAACGGAAGTTTGGGTCGCTGATCAGCCCGATCACATGATTCACTTTAATGGAGAGAGATTCCTCGGTCCATATTAGTGCCCGGAAAAGCGTTCTTAAAGATCTCATTTGTGAGAGTACACCTAACACTGCGTTGGTGCGGACGGTACGGAGGTTATCGGTGAGTGTTCGAGGTTATCTGCCGCCGCACAACTTCACCGTTAGCTAGCTTAGTTTTTCTACGAACGTGACGTGCACCAAGTCTTCACAATCATGAAAAGAGAAAGTAAATTTTACTCCTCACTAGTGATTTTTAGAGATAAGGAAGAGAAATAAGTGTGATTATGAGGTAAATGCGATATAAGGCAAGTAATAATGCAAAGAGCTGTTTTGTGTAAGGCGACTGATTTTGCTGCTAAGAGGATACTAAGCAGCAGTCTGGTTCTTAAATCAGGAGCTCTTATTTTGGGTAGCTTAGCTAGTATTTTTCTACTACCCAGTCATCCGGCAGTGAGCCAAAGTCGTATTTTCCATGGCGTTCAAGTCTCCCAAGATTTCGACACAAGTTCCGATTTAGCAGACTTGATCAGAGAAACGATTACAGGACAAGGATTTTCTGAAATTCGATTAGGCCAATGGGTAGTGGTTCCTGGAAGTAGAGATAACTACTACACATATGAGGTGCAGGAACTTACGGTGCAGTCAACATTCCAAACTTATGTGATCTTTCTGCTTACTGATTCCACATCCAATAATCCTAAACATGTTTCGTTTGGGGTTGATTGCACTGATAACAAGCTTAGACCAGTAAGATATCGTGTGTTTTCCAATAGAGGCAACACCTTAACTAATCAGTCAGTTAATGAGCCTTGGACTGCTCCATACAATGATTTTTGGCAAGACTTAGTTGATAGGGTTTGCAGCCTAGGAAGCTAGCCAGGTACTTAATGCACTCTAAATTTTTTGTCGCATCCAATAGGTATCATTTCATCTAACAGACAATTATCGCTTCGATGCAAAATATTTATGGCTGTTCGTCTTCTTCCCAACATCTTTAACAGGTCAATGAAGCAGCGGTTTGAAGATTCTTGCTTGGCTTTAGTTCACTCATCGCTGCTTATCTTGTTCGTTAGCTGGCTGAAGTAAATGGAAAATCTTGGGAGTTTATGTCTGCATCTCAATGACATAAAATTTTATAGGTATGCTCAATGTATACAATCTCATAGAAATTTCACGAGACATTGCCAAAGAGTTTGATTATTCTAGTATCGTAAAGCTATATTATTAACAAGAGAATTTTATTGGGGCTGCGTGGCTATTTTCACTTTGAAGCACATCTCCGTTTTGCTTGTTTACCTCAATTCTTGTTATTTTTGACACTGTCATTGCTATTTATTAGTTTCCTTGTCTTTCTTGCCATCATTGCATACATACCTTGGTATTTAGGCAAATTAGGAGACACAATTTTAGATTGGCTAATGACGATATCCGAATCAAATAGGAGCGGATATAATTTTCTAAGCTTTATTTTTTTGCCTCCTGTTATTTTTTATGGCTATTTATTGGCGATATTTCTAGTAAGTGTACCTGGTCTTTTAGGATTTGCTGATTTTTTTGATTGTCCTGGCTTTCAAAAAGCAGTATCATCGAATCTTAATACAGCATTTGCACTACGCTCTTACATTCGTTTTAAGTTGCCCTTTAAAGTAATCGCCTTTGCACCTCTTATGATGCATTTGTATGGTACTTTTCTGATTTTACTTACCGCTTCTTTGGGAGTTGTAATAACTTTTATTCCACACCAGATTGGCAAACTGGGGCATATACTCTTGAATTTAGCCCTTCGCCTGTCTGATTTTGACGACTCTAAACTCGATTTTTTGACTTTAACATTTTTGCCTCTTGCAATTTATGGAATTTGTATTCTTGCCATAATTATTTTAATAATTCCTGTCATATTGTTTGCTATGTTGGATATTTTAGTTGATTCTATTTAAATGTTTTTTGCTATTTATCAAAGTCACTTCTTTGTTTTCTAATGCTTCTAGTGAAATAGGACTAGGATGCGCTAGCGTAAATGTAACAAATCATGGTCTAAAAGATGTGTTAAGCGAAGCCTTAACACATCCTGCCAACTACAAGCTCAACACCATCACCAAGATTTGCACAGTGGCAGGGGTTACATCCCAATCGGCTTTGCAAACCTCAATTCTGGCAATAGTAATGGTTTCGCTCATGATCTACACATTAACCGATTCAGAGTACTCAAATCCCGATTTCTTCGTTAACCCCTGAAACAGGTGCAATTACCAAGTACAATCCATCGGTGGTTAACGATGCATTCAGTCAGGTTAGCGATTCGGGTGTCTTTTATGGGAGGCTATAATAGCTTTATGTTGCTTAAGTTGCTTGGAATACGTATATGAGCCAGCAGTTGACTCTAGAAATCAGTGATGAGGTCTACGCTGACTTGCAGCGTAAGGCCAGTGCAGTAGGCATCTCTATAACGGAGTGGATAGTGACCATTCTCAGCAGGCAGAGTACCGTAGCTAGCAGGGTGGCACTGTCCCCAGAGCAACAAGAGCAGGCACGGCAGAAGTTTAAGAGTCATGCAGGGGTAATCAGTTTAGGGTACGCAACGGGTATAGACAACGAAGCAATTGATGCAGACCTTGCCAAAGCTTATACCGATGAGTATTAGCGGCGGGGTTATTTTGTGCTTTTAGATACATCTGGCTTGCTGTGCTACTTGCATCGTGATGAGCCGCAGCATGAGAAAGCTGTACAACTTGTCGATGATTCAACCAGTGGGCTTCTGACTCACAGCCATGTCCTGGCTGAGTTGGTGGCCCTTGCCCTCATTCGTCGCTTTCCTCGGGCTAAGGTTTTAGCGTTTGTAGTTGACTTGGTTGATAACCCGGACATTGAAACGGTTTGGGTTGATGAGCAACTGCACCGAGAGGCTATGCAGCTTTTGCTTGCTCGGCAGGACAAGGGGTATTCCTTATGCGATGCGGTCAGCTTTATTCTGATGCGCCAGCGGGGAATAACCGATGCATTGACGACAGATCGCCATTTTGAGCAGGAGAGATTTATTAGACTCCTGCCGCCAGCTAGCTAACACTGCGTTGGTGCGGACGGTAAAGAGGTTGTCGGTGGGTGTTCAAGGTGATCTACCGCCGCACAACTTCACCGTTAGCCTGCTTTAACTCCAGTTAGGGCAGTACACCCCAAAACGTTTTATGAGGTGCTTTATGGCAAATGGTTAGGTCTCTATTTTTCGTAAGTACCCTTGAGGGTACTATTGCATTCTAATTATGTTGTCTAAAATTGATTTGCTTGCCCTGATATCTAGCAAAATTGGTTGATTCCACCTTAGAGGGTGTTTGAGAAGCCAGGAAGGTCGTAAAAAAGCTCACTCAGTGTAGGCTGCGAATAGCAAATATCTACAGCCCTGAGTGAGTCAGATGAGTAAAGCATATCCCAGTAACCTAACCCGCGCCCAATATGAGGTTTTGAGTGAATTAATTCCAGCAGCAAAGCCAGGTGGTCGTCCTCGCAGCGTTGACCTGTGGGAGGTGCTCAATGCCATGCTCTATGTTCTGGTTGAAGGCTGTCGTTGGCGTTCTTTACCTGGTGATTTCCCAGCCTGGCAGACGGTGTACACGTACTTCCGCAACTGGCGATTGGACGGCACCTGGATTTCCATTCATGACCAGTTGCACCAGTGGGTTCGCATCGATGCGCAACGCTATCCTAGTCCATCAGAAGCGATCATCGATAGCCAAAGCATCAAGAGTGCAGCAGGAGTTCATCAACAAGTTGGCTTTGATGGAGGCAAGCTGATTACAGGACGCAAACGATTTTTAACGGTGGATACGTTAGGACTGGTTTTGCGGGTGTTTGTGAGTGCGGCAAACCTGGGGGAACGCGAAGGGGGCAAACGTGTCCTCAAACGAGTCAAACGGATGAAGAAAAAGGTTTCACGCTTAATCACCATTTGGGTAGACGGCGGGTTCGATGGCGCCCCTTTTCTGATGTGGGTGATGGATGTTTGTCGTTGGATTGTGCAAGTTGTACTGCGACCTGAGCAAACCAAAGGCTTTAGCTTGCTCAAAAAGAGGTGGGTGGTAGAACGAACTTTTGGTTGGCTAATGGGATGCAGACGGTTGGTCAGAGACTATGAATTATTACCAGAGACATCAGAAACCTTGATCTACCTTGCCATGATTCGGATTATGGTGAGGCGGTTGGCATAAATTTGACACCTCAAATCTTTTCAAACACCCTCTTAGATGGATTAAAAGGAACATAGCCACCTAAAACAGATGCAACTTTATCGATCGCAGTATCTGTAAACGATAGATTTAGCTTTCTTGAGTAGTTACTTTCTGTTTGTTCTTCCTCCAATGAAAAATTATTCATAGGAGTAGCAGTAGTTTGAGACACACTTAAAGAAGTACCGCACTTAAGACACTTGCTTTTATTTCTAATTACGTAGCTGCTGCACGCTAGACACTTGACTTGCTGCTCACAACTAACGCAGAAGTTATACGCCTCATCAATTAGAACATCACAGTGCGGGCAATTCGGCACAGTCAGGTCTTCCCAAATTCTCTCGGCAATTCATCGCTAGTATACCCGTGCTTCTTATACAACGCCCACCTATTTGGGGACATTTGCCCCTAAATCAACTTCAAAACACTAACCCACTCAAAACATAGGGGGAACGGAATCTGAGTTCTAACCAACGAAACATCTGTTACGCCCTAACCAAGGGCTAAGCGGCATAACGTTGCCCATCACCCGCCGCAGACAACCTCTGAATCATAACCGATCAACCTTCCGGCGGTCGGTGTGCATGGGTGTTGTTAGCCAATATGCATTCCCATCCTGACATTGAAATGTCAAAAAGACATATCTCAGCTATGAAATGTCAAAAAGACATATCTCAGCTATTTTCCCTTGCATGAGTGCTAATGGAGCTGGGTCGCTGTCCCCATGATTTGAGCCAAACGTATTCTTCTTGCCTTGTAGCCAACCAAATACACCAAGTTAGAAGAGTAATTTGCCTAAGAATTGGCAAACTCGCAAAACTTACAATCCTTGCCTTTCGCTTTTTAGATGGCGTGTTTGAACTAAGGCTACCAGAGCGGACACGATATTTTAAGAGTACTTTAGGGCACCTAGATTTGCGAACGGCATCCTTCGTTCGTATCCACCACTCACCATCCTCCACTGACGGTAGTGAGTCTTGAAATGGGTATTGCTTCATTATTTCAGTACGTACCAACCATGAAGAAGGCATGGGGATATTGCGTGCTAGGGTAAATGCGCATAGCTTACCATCTTCATTGATGAGGGCGTGATCAGCACCTACGAAATCACTTTTTGTAGCGTCTGCCCAACGCCTCTGGATGAAAGTCTTACCTGTACACCACACATCATCACCATCACAGTAAGCGACCCAATGCATCCTGACAAAATTTAGAGCGTGATTCCGAACTGCTCCTAGAAAAGCCATTGGCATATGTACTATTTCCAATCTTGGATCTTCCTTGAGACTACCGAGAATCCTATCTAACCAAGCATTCTTCTCCTCAATACAAAGGATAATTTGACCGATGCTTGGGTCTGTAAGCGTTGCTTCTAATGTTTCCAATAAAAACGGCTCTTCACCATCTGTCATGGCTGTGATTATTGCTGCTACATCTTGATGATTGTTTTGATGCTCGTCAGGCATACCTACCATCTCCATATCAACACAGATTATCCTAGCGAAAGAAAAATTACGAAAGTATAAATAGTTACGAAAAATCACACTTTCTTTAAAGTTGGAGTGACGTGTAACATCTCATCTATAAGGAACAGCCCAACAGAGAGCTTGCTGGCTAACGGCACAGTTGAGCCGCCGCAGATATCCTTGAACACTCACCAGCAGTCTTGATGCGGTCGGCTCCAACGAAGGGTTGGACTGCGCTCACTTACTTTGAGTAAGCTTACCAAGCAATGTTGCATGTTTAGCTTTCAAAAATTCAAAAGTCTCTATCACTTCCCTTTCAAAATCAACAGGCCAATTAATTTTTGAATGCCATGAATACTCAACACCTTCTTCTTTCCATCGCTTATGTTGAATTGACCATGAGTTTTGATGATCCAGGAAAGCGACATAGCTATCTGGAAAACGAGTTCCTTCAATTAAATGCGTTTTAGACGTTAGTAGTTCTTTAATCTGCTCATTTCTAGGTAAAAAAGCTTTTTCAGCCCAAAACAGCCAAGTTTTTAGCTCTTGTTCAGGAAGCGGCTTACCTTTTATAAAAACATAATCCCTTTTTAGGGTATCAAGGAGATCTTGGTACGTCCGACGAGCTTCATAAATAAGAAAAGCCATTGGACCATACAATTCTTCAAGCTGTCTCTCCACGTGCTTTAAAGAAGCTTCAGTTCTTTGCCTTACACGATCGCGCCGATCAGTAAGCACATGATTGACCATCCATCCAACAGCACTAACAGCACCAGCTATCAAAGCAACAACTACTGAGGTATCCATACACGTTATCGATTATCCTTGCTGCCCAGTTCCACATCATTGAAATGATTTAACATAGCTTTCCCACTAGCAAATTTGAAATACTGTCTCGACCCGAAA
This genomic interval carries:
- a CDS encoding type II toxin-antitoxin system VapC family toxin, whose protein sequence is MLLDTSGLLCYLHRDEPQHEKAVQLVDDSTSGLLTHSHVLAELVALALIRRFPRAKVLAFVVDLVDNPDIETVWVDEQLHREAMQLLLARQDKGYSLCDAVSFILMRQRGITDALTTDRHFEQERFIRLLPPAS
- a CDS encoding family 2 glycosyl transferase, with protein sequence MPDEHQNNHQDVAAIITAMTDGEEPFLLETLEATLTDPSIGQIILCIEEKNAWLDRILGSLKEDPRLEIVHMPMAFLGAVRNHALNFVRMHWVAYCDGDDVWCTGKTFIQRRWADATKSDFVGADHALINEDGKLCAFTLARNIPMPSSWLVRTEIMKQYPFQDSLPSVEDGEWWIRTKDAVRKSRCPKVLLKYRVRSGSLSSNTPSKKRKARIVSFASLPILRQITLLTWCIWLATRQEEYVWLKSWGQRPSSISTHARENS
- a CDS encoding BsuBI/PstI family type II restriction endonuclease, whose protein sequence is MATFLTDSADIARVYYSSKLNLKQRSELGQFLTPATVARFMAGQFNNLSGHIHLLDPGAGIGTLTAAVVERLLANPAQVGSCSITAYEVEPVFFPSLNQTLTECCAALSSKGIQADYYLRKENFIKASSEMNLPLFQKVVPSFTHAILNPPYKKIHSQSAEKKVLSSIGIDTVNFYSAFVWLAILQLIDDGEMVAITPRSFCNGTYFRPFRKAFLEYMKLDKIHIFESRTATFSEGEVLQENIIFHALRSKQKPSNVKITSNSEIALDEISESRYASYDEVIEPNDSEQFIHIVTNPLKNSLRVQMNKMPCTLDEIGLEVSTGPVVDFRLKTSLRNYLSDGTVPLLYPESVKLSKLVFPPDNPRKPIAIEKNQDTEKWLIEPGWYVLTKRFSSKEEKRRVVAAVCSPIGSKSLGVENHLNYYHAKGKGMPPDVAKGLATFLNSTLFDSYFRQFSGHTQVNATDLRRVKYPCKNDLIQIGVRVGSNDLNQEEIDKVVHEVLSIMDEATAAVQANKRIEEALVILKAISAPREQQNERSALCLLALADIQPDKPWSQATAPKRGITEMMDWFRDHYGKQYAPNTRETVRRQTMHQFVQMGLVVENPDKPDRPINSPKWCYQLHQQALSLLQVYGSERWEEARRNYAVSVTNLLQARNRNLSMIPITLPDGQAIQLSSGGQNILIKDILESFCPRFTPGGVVLYIGDAGDKFIINETQKFREMGIELDPHGKMPDVVVYHRQQDWLVLIEAVTSHGPVNLKRHNELKQLFQSSRKGLVFVTAFPSRREMTRYLAEISWETEVWVADQPDHMIHFNGERFLGPY
- a CDS encoding IS5 family transposase — translated: MSKAYPSNLTRAQYEVLSELIPAAKPGGRPRSVDLWEVLNAMLYVLVEGCRWRSLPGDFPAWQTVYTYFRNWRLDGTWISIHDQLHQWVRIDAQRYPSPSEAIIDSQSIKSAAGVHQQVGFDGGKLITGRKRFLTVDTLGLVLRVFVSAANLGEREGGKRVLKRVKRMKKKVSRLITIWVDGGFDGAPFLMWVMDVCRWIVQVVLRPEQTKGFSLLKKRWVVERTFGWLMGCRRLVRDYELLPETSETLIYLAMIRIMVRRLA